The genomic interval CCCTCCCCAGCCCTCCAAGCCTCGATTAGGGCAGTAGGGCTGGCAAGCATGTCCAGCGTCCGCATGTCGCAGGATTTGATGTGCTCAGCGCGTCAGGAATACAGCGCAGCCTTGCTCAGCACTAACCGCGCGCTGCAAGACCCAACCCTAGCCAAGTCAGACTCCACCCTGGCGGCCGTGGTATTGCTTAGCATGTATGAGGTGAGGGGCATTCCTGGACCAGTGATTCGCCTGCTCTAATCAATAAGATAGATTATAACATGCCATACCTCAAAGATGATGGGTTGCTGGCTGCACCATGTCAAAGGGGCAACGAGGCTCCTTGAGCTACGGGGCGTGAAACAATTAGAAACTACGGCTGGGCTGGAGCTATTTACATTGATACGCATGCAGATCGTACGTAACGCATCTTGCAGATTCTTTTTGACTGTTCTGACTTGTGACTGCCTTCAGGCCATCAGCAACATATTCTACAGAAACAAAAGCTCACCAGAGATAGCCAAATTGTCGAAAGCGGCGAAGGCCTACCGCGACAGCAAATCTCAGGGGATTGAAAATTTCATTGACATCTTGGTGCGGGTGGGCGACCTCTCCgttgagatcgaggacgcTTACACCAAAAGAAATTCTATCGATGATCCGGCGTTCTTCATCCGGAAGGCGCTCAATTTGGATACCGATCTTGTCTCGTGGGCCCTTTCTACCGACCCTACTTGGCGCTATGAGATTATCGAGGCACCAGATCACACATACCATTCTACTTACGGTGACAGATACCATGTATATCCCACAGTTGGCGTCGCATCCATGTGGAACAACTACCGTCAAACACGCATTATTGTTCATGAGATCATCAGATCGATGTGTAAGCGCACACTAGAAATGGGAAACTCGCCCGAGAGCCAACAGACGATGCTACAGTCCATCGTGGTCAACAACCTCATGGCGGAAGATATCTGCGCTAGTGTGCCATACCATTTTACTTCAGGTGAGGTGGGATTCGGGGGTGTATTCCGGCTGCTTTGGCCATTATTCATCGCGGCGGAGTATGCTGGGTCAACACCTAGCATGAAAGACTGGATCTTCCAAGCCCTCCGTACAATTGGAAACACCATGGGCATCCAACAAGCGCTCATGATGTCTCGGTTTGTGAAAGAGGGGCATGTCTTGACACCCATTCCGGGGAAGCCGACAAGAAAGATAAATCAATCCGATCCATGAATAATTCAAAATGCTATTACAAGACAGAAATACCAATAATATGACTCAAGCACGAATTTCCAACCAAAAAacctccaccatcatccagcaAACTAGTTCCAAGTACTGCTATATCCCGCCCAAGTCTTCACGTCCTATATGCCAATTTTACCAGGAAAAATGAGTACTATTCTTCACACAAAGCACAGAGACTAGTACTCACATCGGcctgtttcttcttctttcttaATGGGAGGAGTCGTCCCTGAGTTAACTTTGCCAAATTCATGGTCGTATGGTACAGATCTCTGGGTCGTTTTTTCAGCCCCAACTGGGTGTGGTGCTCGCTCATGTTCGCCGTCTGCTTGCTCGCGCTTTGACTTGTATTGCTTTCTcaagaggaaaggaaggaaaaggcaCATGGTGCTGTCTCTTTGATGTTATATTATTGATAGTATTTGGAGAGTTGATCAATTTGATGGCTCTTGTGGACTGCTTTCTAAGGGAAGAATCAATTCTGTCCACGAGCGTGGCTGTTCTTATATATTTGGACTTGTGAGATATTCAGCTCAACGTGCACACCTTTAGCAAACTCGCAAATCAGATCATAGCTCGTCTCGGATCTTCAAGGCCTCCAACGCTTACGCCCTTTCTATCGAACTGAAGCCCGGGCTAGTTATGGGGCCAGCGAAAGTATCCCTACTACTAACTTGATCGGGTAACCACCTCGAAACTCTACTGCGGACCCACTTCGTATGTGATGCGTTGGAAAGGGTTAAAAACTGCGATCCTATAAATAGTACTATGGACTACTGCGGCTGAGCAAAGACAGGAGAGAGATTATTCAAGTTTGTGCTTGTTTACTCGGCTTTCAGGCACTCGCTACTGCCACGGGCGGTTTCAGCGGTGGTAGAAGAATAATTCACTGAAACACATAGACCATCCCTGCTCGGTCCACGCTCACAATCATGCCGTACGGCACCCGCAATACCGCGACGTCCTGGATAATATCCAGATGGCTCTTGAGCAGCATCTGCTGCTGAAGACTTATCACCGTGCTACGAGGCGGCCGGCCACTGACTCCCTTCCGCGAACCGGATGCTGCGCTGCCCGATGCGCTGGGAAGGTGCTCGGTGGTCACCAGGAGGTTGGGATTGGGCTGGGACAGATCGTAGCGCGGTTTCCCGGTCGCGCCGCCGTCCGACACCACGTCCAAGCCGCTGACAAGAGAGGACAGCTCGGGTCGCGCGAGGTCCCAGAACCGGATCTTGCGGTCGCAGCCAGCCGACACCATGAATCCGCATCTCGTGCTGTTGTCCTTCCCGTCATCGAGAGAGTCAAACCCGACAGCAAAGGACCAGATCCCGAGTCGATCACCTGCCAGGCTCATGGGCGACGATGGAGCCCCGCTGCCCCCAGATTCAGGCCCTCCGGCATCCATGCCTGCGGGACTAGCGGCGGCAAAGCGACTGAGCATCCCTTCTGGCCGATCCCCGTCGACTCGCCAGGCCTCGTAGTCCCGGAGGCTCGGAGTGGTGGCTCGCGCGGGTTGATGCCCGCCATTGGGGGGGCCATTACTGGGGCCCAGAGGAGTCGCCTGGTAGACCTCGCGGCAGCGGACCTTTTCAATATCCCACACGGTAATCTCGTTTCCGTGACTGCCACTCCCGGATATGCAAACCCAACGGCCTCGACCCTTGGTGGGATGGACTTGCAGTCGGTGGATGGCGCCCCAACCCGGGAGACCCCATGCCTTCAACCGCACGCGAAAGCGGAGATCCCACAGATCGAGAATGCCGTGAGTAGTTCCCACCAGCAGCCAATTGTGCTTGCGATCGCAGCAGAAGGCGGTGGGGGTTCCGTGATGGACGGGATTCTCGAGTGAATAAACCGGTAGCATGGTCTTCATATCTAAGGCAAGGATACGGCAGGTATTGGTCGCGATCAGCAGGGTGGATTGAGCATCAGAACGGAAATGTTCCAGCCAAATTGGATACTCGACAGTCCCGTCGTCCGCAGTGGGTAGTTGATATTCCCGAACAAGCTGAAGCTTGCCATACCGAACGGTGTCATTGACATTGTGATAGTCGACTCTGACAGCGTGAATACTGCCATCAGTAGCGCCGCTAATAAAAGTGTGCGTGTTTTCAACAAATGTTAGCGCTTTTACGCGGGCACCTGGCCCATGCCGGTGGGTTTGGCGGGATCGAGGCGTCAAGTTGCGTTCGAGGCGGGTCGTGTCCCAAATCTTGACCGAACTGTCATCTGAAGCAGTgacaaagaaagaatggTCTGGTGCGACAGCGACGCGGTTCACGGGGCCACTGTGCTCGCCAAAAATGGCCACCAGATTTCCTTCGGGTTTCCAAACTTTGCTGGAATCTTGCGCGTTGACTCTGCGAATTGGCTGTCGAGAATCCACCTCCTTGACATATGGACCCAAATCAAAAAAGTCCGTAGGGTAATTCTCCGCAAACACGTTGTCCAGCAGCCGTAGGACGACTGGGTCATCGCCTCCGTAGGAGTGATTGGCACGGTATTCCCGGGCCGCCGGTTCGAGAGCTTTCCGGTCGTATGCGAGTGCGAGGGCCGATGGCTGGGGAGTTCCTCCTCTTTGGAGCGGAGCGTCCACTTTTCCGAATGCATTTGCGGAACTGGTGCTTGTTTCTGCGTAGGCTTTGGCTGTTTCCTTGCGGTTCAGCAGACTGATCGCGCTGGGTTTTCGCTGGACCTGCCCGGACAGGATTCTGAGCGCAGGATTCTCTGCTTCggttggtgttgatgggcCGTCTCGCTCGAAGCTCGGCTGGCGACTAGAAATTTTTCGATCGACATCCGAGCCTGGTGGAGACAAGGGACGGGATCCTGGTCCTGCAGCGGGTGACGATGCTGttggggaagatgatggggaggagtCGGTGGTGAGATTTTCTAGAGCAGTTGGTCGAGGGACGGACCCTGTTTCTTTGTGGCGGTGGCTCTTCGATCGGAAATGCTTGCGATGAGCACTCGGTGTTCTCTCAATCGTTGTAGAGGCATCAAGCAGCGCGTCTGCAATGGTTTTGGGGCTTTGCTCATCGACGGGAGCGCTTTCAATCCTGCCTACAGAAGCCCTCCGCGGCTTGACATTTTGATTCTTGTCAAAGAAGACCGTCTGAGGAGTGACCCCACACTGAGTCAATTTGATTATGTTGTTCAATAGTGAGATCGAACTGGTGTCAACATCTTTGGATTGTCGCATTGAGACTCTCCAAAGATAGTCTTTCAGAGCGAGCAGCTTGTACTCGTCATCGGGGCCCACCCCCAGATTTCGTAACCGAGACAGCCATtgttcgtcttcatcgttCCTCGCTTGCGAGCTCAATTTGAACGAAGAGCTTCGTTGTCCGGCGCGGGAGTTATAAGACCCGGGCTCGGAGAGAGTGAAAGTGCTCTCACGGCTGGTCGATTTCCAGAACAAACCTTTATCGGCTTTGGACGCCCAGACAAGAGCCATGTCGTAGATGTTTCTCGCCATCGGTGGCTTGAGCGCATCGAGGATTTCGGACTCCGTAAATTCCATGATCCTAATTCTGAGGAAAGGCCGAACGAGAGGCGTCAATATCGAGTAAATGTCAGCCACCGACAAGAACTTGGTCGAGCTGACCACGAAGTTCACAGCTGCTTCGCGGATCCAAATGTTCGGGTGAACAAGGAAACCAGTGGTGATGTAAAGCAGATCCCACGTCGTTGGCCGCTGAAACAGACCCAAGTCtgccatggccgccagaGAGCGAATCACTCTTTCCACGACAAATTCTTCGGGCTCCGTCATGGATTGGACCATCAGCGGTAGGATGTACTGCTCCAAACTGGTGCTTCCCACATAGGCTGCGACTCCAACGACGGCTTCAAAGAAAGCACATTTCAAAATCCAGTCCCGGTCATTGAGATATGTGTTCAAGTGGCTGAGAATGACATCGTTCGCTCTCGGATTACCGAAAAACACGCAGAGGCTGGATACCGAACCCAGGAACGCCCGGCGGACGGATGCATCCGAATCTGTCAACAACGCTTTTGTGTGAACCTCAAAGTAATCCAAAAGGTCGATCCTTGCCACATCGTACAGATTATGATATGTGGCATCCTCGGTCCAGCGTGGCTGAAAACCGACGGGTATTAGCGACGCCAAGCGAGTATCAGAACGCAGTGCCTGAATCATATCCAAAAATCTCAACGAGGATTGTGCTAAAGATGCAATGCATGAGGCATATGCAGCACGGACCATGGTACTTGGATTGGTGTTGGCAGA from Penicillium psychrofluorescens genome assembly, chromosome: 5 carries:
- a CDS encoding uncharacterized protein (ID:PFLUO_007351-T1.cds;~source:funannotate) is translated as MGQGYSLTTLSAGSAGIDVPELSDLVYEKSMGGGRFMKSIRARQQNGMVFVKVIMKPYPTMKLEPYVEAIIRERNLLADVPNALSSHRVLETGTSGYLVRQYIHSSLYDRMSIRPFLEDIEKKWIAFQLLCALRDCHSLDIFHGDIKTENVLVTSWNWLYLSDFSSSFKPTFLPEDNPADFSFYFDISGRRTCYLAPERFLVAGEEPGSRHVNWAMDIFSAGCVIAELFLESPIFTLSQIYKYRKGEYSPEHSQLAKIEDPEIRELILHMIQLEPESRYSAEEYLNFWKDKAFPEYFYSFLHQYMSLMTDPSSGRTSVDAESANRGESDDRIERVYLDFDKITYFLGPTSRNASDKIARPTFNLAGHALPVKLDLPSGGNPTSGSPSQSDEGVLIFLALVVSNLRNTAKASARIKACDILLAFAERLSDEAKLDRVLPYIMLLLTDRTDAVKVAAIRTLTQLLEMVHVVSPVNAYLFSEYIFPRLQPFVASANTNPSTMVRAAYASCIASLAQSSLRFLDMIQALRSDTRLASLIPVGFQPRWTEDATYHNLYDVARIDLLDYFEVHTKALLTDSDASVRRAFLGSVSSLCVFFGNPRANDVILSHLNTYLNDRDWILKCAFFEAVVGVAAYVGSTSLEQYILPLMVQSMTEPEEFVVERVIRSLAAMADLGLFQRPTTWDLLYITTGFLVHPNIWIREAAVNFVVSSTKFLSVADIYSILTPLVRPFLRIRIMEFTESEILDALKPPMARNIYDMALVWASKADKGLFWKSTSRESTFTLSEPGSYNSRAGQRSSSFKLSSQARNDEDEQWLSRLRNLGVGPDDEYKLLALKDYLWRVSMRQSKDVDTSSISLLNNIIKLTQCGVTPQTVFFDKNQNVKPRRASVGRIESAPVDEQSPKTIADALLDASTTIERTPSAHRKHFRSKSHRHKETGSVPRPTALENLTTDSSPSSSPTASSPAAGPGSRPLSPPGSDVDRKISSRQPSFERDGPSTPTEAENPALRILSGQVQRKPSAISLLNRKETAKAYAETSTSSANAFGKVDAPLQRGGTPQPSALALAYDRKALEPAAREYRANHSYGGDDPVVLRLLDNVFAENYPTDFFDLGPYVKEVDSRQPIRRVNAQDSSKVWKPEGNLVAIFGEHSGPVNRVAVAPDHSFFVTASDDSSVKIWDTTRLERNLTPRSRQTHRHGPGARVKALTFVENTHTFISGATDGSIHAVRVDYHNVNDTVRYGKLQLVREYQLPTADDGTVEYPIWLEHFRSDAQSTLLIATNTCRILALDMKTMLPVYSLENPVHHGTPTAFCCDRKHNWLLVGTTHGILDLWDLRFRVRLKAWGLPGWGAIHRLQVHPTKGRGRWVCISGSGSHGNEITVWDIEKVRCREVYQATPLGPSNGPPNGGHQPARATTPSLRDYEAWRVDGDRPEGMLSRFAAASPAGMDAGGPESGGSGAPSSPMSLAGDRLGIWSFAVGFDSLDDGKDNSTRCGFMVSAGCDRKIRFWDLARPELSSLVSGLDVVSDGGATGKPRYDLSQPNPNLLVTTEHLPSASGSAASGSRKGVSGRPPRSTVISLQQQMLLKSHLDIIQDVAVLRVPYGMIVSVDRAGMVYVFQ